A window from Nycticebus coucang isolate mNycCou1 chromosome X, mNycCou1.pri, whole genome shotgun sequence encodes these proteins:
- the LOC128577989 gene encoding histone H1.0-like, producing MTENSTSTPAAKPKRSKKSTDHPKYSDMIVVAIQAEKNCAGSSCQSIQKYIKSHYKMGENADSQIKLSIKRLVTLGVLKQTKGVGASGSFQLTKSDEPKKSVAFKKTKKEVKKVATPQNSAKPKKAAASKAPSKKPKATPVKKAKKKPAATPKKTKKPKTVKANPVKVSKPKKAK from the coding sequence ATGACTGAGAACTCTACATCTACTCCTGCGGCCAAGCCTAAGCGGTCCAAGAAGTCCACAGATCACCCCAAGTATTCAGACATGATCGTGGTTGCCATCCAGGCTGAGAAGAACTGTGCTGGTTCCTCGTGCCAGTCTATCCAGAAGTATATCAAGAGTCACTACAAGATGGGTGAGAACGCCGACTCGCAGATCAAGTTGTCCATCAAGCGCCTGGTCACCCTTGGTGTCCTCAAGCAGACCAAAGGGGTGGGTGCCTCAGGGTCATTCCAGCTGACCAAGAGTGATGAGCCCAAGAAGTCTGTGGCCTTCAAGAAGACCAAGAAGGAAGTGAAGAAGGTGGCCACGCCACAGAATTCAGCCAAGCCCAAGAAGGCTGCAGCCTCCAAGGCCCCAAGCAAGAAACCCAAAGCCACCCCAGTCAAGAAGGCCAAGAAGAAGCCAGCTGCCACgcccaagaaaaccaaaaaacccaagaCTGTCAAAGCCAACCCAGTCAAAGTATCCAAGCCCAAGAAGGCCAAATGA